A region of Candidatus Eremiobacterota bacterium DNA encodes the following proteins:
- a CDS encoding PQQ-like beta-propeller repeat protein: MRRVLLVLGFAAVLTAAVLAGGSAPPRWTAAIDSRTTDQWLSEADGAVYGPRGGKLVALDLRNGRERWRAAVEPMSKSAARNGAVVAPTKTGLVFLRSRDGAIVRSVSLGDAPIVAAAPSGFVSVTRTETGVEARGWTFDGRLRWTHRYRYAPFGTLLPLGGDAIGITVPGSGDLLAIDAKNGKAVASADGVDTLIGADGRYLWFNVVGGGIKGIDLDANRSLALHGSIVRGAARVEHGIAVAVVDGRLTRLDLTRGTTEPLKIDGRWIGGPVAGRIFVERGDGVYVRGLDPNARQQRVARYHGEARIVAADGRLGMIAMEDGRIFVVDVARARHLATIKTSCAAYEGFASSGNTMLVHCDDASHSSQLVAFNR; encoded by the coding sequence ATGCGGCGTGTTCTGCTCGTGCTCGGTTTCGCTGCGGTGCTCACGGCTGCGGTATTGGCGGGCGGGAGCGCGCCGCCGCGGTGGACGGCCGCGATCGACTCACGCACGACGGACCAATGGCTGAGCGAAGCGGACGGCGCCGTCTACGGGCCACGCGGCGGGAAGCTCGTCGCGCTGGATTTGCGCAACGGGCGCGAGCGTTGGCGCGCAGCCGTCGAGCCGATGTCGAAGAGTGCCGCGCGCAACGGCGCGGTGGTTGCGCCGACGAAAACCGGCCTCGTCTTCTTGCGCTCGCGTGATGGAGCGATCGTGCGCAGCGTTAGCCTCGGCGATGCGCCGATCGTCGCGGCGGCGCCGTCCGGTTTCGTCTCGGTGACGCGGACAGAGACCGGCGTCGAGGCGCGCGGCTGGACGTTCGACGGCCGTTTGCGCTGGACGCATCGTTACCGCTACGCGCCGTTCGGAACGCTGCTTCCGCTCGGCGGCGACGCGATCGGCATAACGGTGCCGGGAAGCGGTGATCTGCTCGCCATCGACGCGAAGAACGGCAAGGCTGTCGCGAGCGCGGACGGCGTCGACACGCTGATCGGCGCCGACGGGCGGTATCTGTGGTTCAACGTCGTCGGCGGCGGGATCAAAGGCATCGACCTCGACGCGAACCGATCGCTCGCGCTGCACGGCTCGATCGTGCGCGGCGCGGCGCGCGTCGAGCACGGCATCGCCGTCGCGGTCGTCGACGGGCGTTTGACGCGCCTCGATCTCACCCGCGGCACGACCGAGCCGCTGAAGATCGACGGCCGCTGGATCGGCGGCCCGGTCGCCGGCCGCATCTTCGTCGAGCGCGGCGACGGCGTCTACGTGCGAGGCCTCGACCCGAACGCGCGCCAGCAGCGCGTTGCGCGCTACCACGGCGAAGCGCGGATCGTCGCCGCCGACGGCCGCCTCGGCATGATCGCCATGGAAGACGGCCGGATCTTCGTCGTCGACGTCGCGCGCGCCCGGCACCTCGCAACGATCAAAACGTCGTGCGCAGCGTACGAAGGCTTCGCCTCGTCCGGCAACACGATGCTCGTCCACTGCGACGACGCCTCACACTCTTCGCAGCTCGTCGCTTTCAACCGCTAG
- a CDS encoding extracellular solute-binding protein has product ILKKQNALAQFVPADIDKIPKEYQHLDPDDAYQLGDIALMLINYNPKKLPAPRHWNDLLDPRMKDLLTVGHPGFSGYVGNWVVAMTDKYGWDNYFKPFAKNNPKIGRSVFDATTDIVSGERAVGPGADSLALERKAGGNSINVAFPEDDTILVTAPVTVMKDAPHPNAARLFMNYYYSKEYSATAASTFNLPLRLDVPPPTGIRIDRMRTYHVKIDRLLSGIPEAITKWRETFNV; this is encoded by the coding sequence CGATCCTCAAGAAGCAGAACGCGCTGGCGCAGTTCGTCCCCGCCGACATCGACAAGATCCCCAAGGAATACCAGCACCTCGATCCCGACGACGCCTACCAGCTCGGCGACATCGCGCTGATGCTGATCAACTACAACCCGAAGAAGCTGCCGGCGCCGCGCCACTGGAACGACCTGCTCGACCCGCGCATGAAGGATCTGCTGACGGTGGGTCATCCCGGGTTCAGCGGCTACGTCGGCAACTGGGTCGTCGCGATGACCGACAAGTACGGCTGGGACAACTACTTCAAGCCGTTCGCCAAGAACAACCCGAAGATCGGGCGCTCGGTGTTCGACGCGACGACGGACATCGTCTCGGGCGAGCGCGCCGTCGGCCCCGGCGCCGACAGCCTCGCGCTCGAGCGCAAGGCCGGCGGCAACTCGATCAACGTCGCCTTCCCCGAGGACGACACGATCCTGGTCACCGCGCCGGTCACCGTGATGAAGGACGCGCCGCACCCGAACGCCGCGCGGCTGTTCATGAACTATTACTACTCGAAGGAGTACTCGGCGACCGCGGCTTCGACGTTCAACCTGCCGCTGCGGCTCGACGTGCCGCCGCCGACCGGGATCCGCATCGACCGCATGCGCACGTATCACGTGAAGATCGACCGGCTGCTGAGCGGCATCCCCGAAGCGATCACCAAGTGGCGCGAGACCTTCAACGTCTGA
- a CDS encoding iron ABC transporter permease: protein MSAAAAPRRAERTASFDPGPFFFAGAVAVLLVLVVVPLGWLFAISLQHVDTGALTLGNYVAAFTSSIYLRPIANSLILAVSVATIATLLGTPLAWLIARTDMPGRRGLRALITAAFVTPSFIGAEAWILLAAPNSGWINRAIESVTHAAHGPINIFSLGGAIFVMALYNVPYTFTFVASGLELLPVELEDASSTLGGSAWRTMRSITLPLVMPAIIAGFIMSFLEAIAEFGSPAFLLIPARAQVVTTQLYLFFQFPVRTELAAAYAMPLLAVTLLLLIVQRRILGRRRFTTVGGKGGRRRLVALGAWRWPLLGAALLVPLCSVVLPYLALLATSLSRIWSDGPVPGNLTLYWYHWAIIDNEETRKAIWHSLAYGAAAATIATVVALLIAYTANRRLFPGAQGLGIICMAPFVVPGIVLAIGIYAAYSHPPLLLYGTAAILIIAFTTRFLPIAYSNLNTMVAAVNVDLENAARTLGATRIRALRTITAPLLRRGLLASWLLVFIPAIRELSSAIFLFTPRTATMTTQIFDFSDAGNYEGVSTLAILILAITLVIVTVAYRFLGKDFMETKSS, encoded by the coding sequence ATGAGCGCCGCAGCGGCGCCGCGCCGCGCCGAACGGACGGCTTCGTTCGACCCCGGTCCGTTCTTCTTCGCCGGCGCGGTCGCCGTGCTGCTCGTGCTCGTCGTGGTCCCGCTCGGGTGGCTGTTCGCGATCAGCCTGCAGCACGTCGACACCGGCGCGCTGACCTTAGGCAACTACGTCGCAGCGTTCACCAGCTCGATCTACCTGCGCCCGATCGCGAACTCCCTGATCCTGGCGGTCTCGGTGGCGACGATCGCGACGCTGCTCGGGACGCCGCTCGCGTGGCTGATCGCGCGCACCGACATGCCCGGGCGGCGCGGGCTGCGCGCGCTGATCACCGCGGCGTTCGTGACGCCCTCGTTCATCGGCGCGGAGGCCTGGATTCTGCTCGCCGCGCCGAACAGCGGCTGGATCAACCGCGCGATCGAGTCGGTGACGCACGCCGCGCACGGGCCGATCAACATCTTCTCGCTCGGCGGCGCGATCTTCGTGATGGCGCTCTACAACGTCCCGTACACGTTCACGTTCGTCGCCAGCGGCTTGGAGCTGCTCCCGGTCGAGCTCGAAGACGCCTCCTCGACGCTCGGCGGATCGGCCTGGCGGACGATGCGCTCGATCACGCTGCCGCTGGTGATGCCGGCGATCATCGCCGGCTTCATCATGTCGTTCCTGGAAGCGATCGCCGAGTTCGGCTCGCCGGCGTTTCTGCTGATTCCGGCGCGTGCGCAGGTCGTCACGACGCAGCTCTACCTGTTCTTCCAGTTTCCGGTCCGCACCGAGCTGGCCGCTGCGTACGCGATGCCGCTGCTCGCGGTCACGCTGCTGCTGCTGATCGTGCAGCGCCGGATCCTCGGACGGCGCAGGTTTACGACCGTCGGCGGGAAGGGCGGGCGGCGCCGGCTGGTCGCGCTCGGGGCGTGGCGGTGGCCGCTGCTCGGCGCGGCGCTGCTCGTCCCGCTGTGCTCCGTGGTGCTGCCGTATCTTGCGCTGCTCGCGACGTCGCTCTCGCGAATCTGGAGCGACGGCCCGGTGCCCGGCAATCTGACGCTGTACTGGTACCACTGGGCGATCATCGACAACGAAGAGACGCGCAAGGCGATCTGGCACAGCCTCGCGTACGGCGCGGCGGCGGCGACGATCGCGACGGTCGTCGCGCTGCTGATCGCATACACCGCGAACCGCCGGCTCTTTCCCGGCGCGCAGGGGCTCGGGATTATCTGCATGGCGCCGTTCGTCGTCCCCGGAATCGTGCTCGCGATCGGCATCTACGCGGCGTACTCGCACCCGCCGCTGCTGCTGTACGGGACGGCGGCGATCCTGATCATCGCGTTCACCACCCGCTTCCTGCCGATCGCGTACTCGAACTTGAACACGATGGTCGCGGCGGTGAACGTCGATCTGGAGAACGCCGCGCGCACGCTCGGCGCGACGCGGATTCGCGCGCTGCGCACGATCACCGCGCCGCTGCTGCGCCGCGGCTTGCTGGCGAGCTGGCTGCTCGTCTTCATCCCCGCGATCCGGGAGCTCAGCTCGGCGATCTTCCTCTTCACCCCGCGCACCGCGACGATGACGACCCAGATCTTCGATTTCAGCGACGCGGGGAACTACGAGGGCGTCTCGACGCTCGCGATCCTGATCCTGGCGATCACGCTGGTGATCGTCACGGTCGCGTACCGGTTCTTGGGTAAGGACTTCATGGAGACGAAGAGCAGCTAG
- a CDS encoding ABC transporter ATP-binding protein, whose protein sequence is MARIDIAGLAKAYGTARAVDGIDLSIADGEVMALVGPSGCGKTTTLQLLAGFLKPDAGTITVGERIVSSPRQVVPPEKRRMSLIFQSYAVWPHMTVFENVAYGLRVAKLSRSEIEDRVNGILRTVRMTDLAQRYPSELSGGQQQRVALARAVVVKPETLLLDEPLSNLDANLREEMRFEIRRIHDATGITMVYVTHDQTEAMVAADRIALMRAGRIAQVGTAREIYESPATAFVATFVGGTNTLPATLVEPHVVECCGAKLKVHDDFDAATRGPVTLCIRPHEIGFAAERPGENGDLGYRENGTNRLAGTVLRQTYLGDARDYLIDLGGSQIRVAAPPSVERNVGSTVHLDVPVEACRIVPDR, encoded by the coding sequence ATGGCACGGATCGACATCGCCGGGCTGGCGAAAGCGTACGGCACCGCACGCGCCGTCGACGGGATCGACCTCTCGATCGCCGACGGAGAGGTGATGGCGCTCGTGGGCCCGTCGGGCTGCGGGAAGACGACGACCCTGCAGCTCCTCGCCGGGTTCCTCAAGCCCGACGCGGGGACGATCACGGTCGGCGAGCGGATCGTCTCTTCCCCGCGGCAGGTCGTCCCGCCGGAGAAGCGGCGGATGTCGCTGATCTTCCAGAGCTACGCGGTGTGGCCGCACATGACGGTCTTCGAGAACGTCGCGTACGGCCTGCGCGTTGCGAAGCTCTCGCGCTCGGAGATCGAGGACCGCGTCAACGGGATCCTGCGCACCGTGCGGATGACCGATCTCGCGCAGCGCTATCCCTCGGAGCTCTCGGGCGGACAGCAGCAGCGCGTCGCGCTCGCGCGCGCGGTCGTCGTCAAGCCCGAGACGCTGCTGCTCGACGAGCCGCTCTCGAACCTCGACGCGAACCTGCGCGAGGAGATGCGCTTCGAGATCCGCCGCATCCACGACGCGACCGGGATCACGATGGTCTACGTCACCCACGACCAGACCGAAGCGATGGTCGCCGCCGACCGGATCGCGCTGATGCGCGCCGGCCGGATCGCGCAGGTCGGCACCGCCCGCGAGATCTACGAGAGCCCGGCGACCGCGTTCGTTGCAACCTTCGTCGGGGGAACGAACACGCTCCCCGCGACGCTCGTCGAGCCGCACGTCGTCGAGTGCTGCGGCGCGAAGCTCAAAGTGCACGACGACTTCGACGCGGCGACGCGCGGGCCGGTGACGCTCTGCATCCGCCCGCACGAGATCGGCTTCGCCGCCGAGCGCCCCGGCGAGAACGGCGACCTCGGCTACCGCGAGAACGGCACGAACCGCCTCGCCGGCACCGTGCTGCGCCAGACATACCTGGGCGACGCACGCGACTACCTGATCGACCTGGGCGGTTCGCAGATCCGCGTCGCCGCGCCGCCGTCGGTCGAGCGCAACGTCGGCAGCACGGTCCACTTGGACGTCCCGGTCGAGGCCTGCCGCATCGTCCCCGACAGATAA